The Epinephelus lanceolatus isolate andai-2023 chromosome 1, ASM4190304v1, whole genome shotgun sequence genome has a window encoding:
- the tnni1b gene encoding troponin I type 1b (skeletal, slow): protein MLKSMMVAKAKEELEQELEEKEEQKAKYLEEKSPPLHTSGMSLAELQTLCEELHAKIDVVDEERYDIEAKVLHNTREIKDLNIKVLDLRGKFKRPTLRRVRVSADAILRSLLGSKHKVSLDLRANLKSVKKEDTEKEKTVEVSDWRKNVEAMSGMEGRKKMFDAAKGQSQ, encoded by the exons ATGCTAAAG AGCATGATGGTTGCAAAGgccaaggaggagctggagcaggagctggaggaaaaagaggagcagaaggCAAAGTACCTGGAAGAAAAATCTCCTCCTTTACACACCAGTGGCATGTCGTTAGCAGAGCTGCAG ACATTATGTGAAGAGCTTCATGCCAAAATAGATGTGGTGGACGAGGAGCGGTACGATATTGAAGCCAAAGTCTTGCACAACACCAGAGAG ATCAAAGACCTAAACATCAAGGTACTGGACCTGCGAGGGAAGTTTAAGAGACCCACCCTGAGGAGGGTGAGGGTCTCTGCTGATGCCATCCTGCGCTCCCTCCTGGGCTCCAAACACAAGGTCTCTTTGGATCTACGTGCTAATCTCAAATCAGTCAAGAAGgaggacacagaaaag GAGAAGACGGTGGAGGTGAGTGACTGGAGGAAGAACGTAGAAGCCATGTCGGGCATGGAGGGCCGCAAGAAGATGTTTGACGCAGCGAAAGGCCAAAGCCAGTGA